A part of Oceaniferula flava genomic DNA contains:
- a CDS encoding rhodanese-related sulfurtransferase, with translation MEQPPFLVLLYYLYTDIEDPELYRDQQRALCEELGLFGRIIVAKEGINGTLSGPRSACEAYIEAMHADPRTAAMTFKIDEEQDHVFPKLSVKARDEIVTLGLGDEDISPNEYTGKHLTPKEWKEEMENPEAVILDARNDYEYDLGHFKGAIRPDIGNFKELPEWIKEHREELDGKKILTYCTGGIRCEKFSGFLVKEGFEDVNQLLGGIVEYGKDPEARGENYDGECYVFDQRVGVPVNHVNPSTVSHCIHCGEESSRYVNCAYPPCNDQHFCCEKCEPASGRYCCEKCRDAAAAAAS, from the coding sequence ATGGAGCAGCCACCATTTCTTGTTCTTCTTTATTATCTCTACACCGATATCGAGGATCCCGAACTGTATCGTGATCAACAGCGTGCCTTATGCGAGGAGCTGGGACTTTTCGGACGCATCATCGTCGCCAAGGAAGGCATCAACGGCACGCTCTCTGGCCCTAGGTCCGCCTGTGAGGCCTACATCGAAGCCATGCACGCCGATCCCCGCACGGCAGCCATGACCTTCAAGATCGATGAAGAGCAGGATCACGTCTTTCCCAAGCTCTCGGTCAAGGCACGCGATGAAATCGTCACCCTCGGCCTGGGCGACGAGGATATTTCCCCGAACGAATACACCGGCAAGCACCTCACGCCGAAGGAATGGAAAGAGGAAATGGAAAACCCCGAGGCCGTCATCCTCGATGCCCGCAATGATTACGAATACGATCTCGGGCATTTCAAAGGAGCCATCCGCCCGGACATCGGCAACTTCAAGGAGCTGCCCGAGTGGATCAAAGAGCACCGCGAGGAACTCGATGGCAAAAAAATCCTAACCTACTGCACCGGTGGAATTCGCTGTGAAAAGTTCAGTGGTTTTCTGGTGAAGGAAGGTTTTGAGGACGTCAATCAGCTCTTGGGAGGCATCGTCGAATACGGCAAAGACCCGGAAGCGCGCGGCGAGAATTACGATGGCGAATGCTACGTCTTCGACCAGCGCGTGGGAGTTCCCGTCAACCACGTCAACCCGAGCACCGTCAGCCACTGCATCCACTGTGGCGAGGAAAGCTCTCGCTACGTCAACTGCGCCTACCCACCCTGCAACGATCAACACTTCTGCTGCGAGAAATGTGAACCTGCATCCGGCCGTTACTGCTGCGAGAAATGCCGCGATGCAGCCGCTGCCGCCGCGTCTTAA